Proteins encoded together in one Terriglobus saanensis SP1PR4 window:
- a CDS encoding peroxiredoxin, with amino-acid sequence MSLRINEVAPDFVAETTQGPIKFHEWIGDSWAVLFSHPKNFTPVCTTELGAVAALEKQFAARGAKVIGLSVDPVESHGRWLEDIYDVSGNKVDYPIIGDPELKVSKLYDMLPADAGNSSEGRTPALNAPVRTVFVVDPAKRIRLTLAYPMTTGRNFEEILRALDSMLLTSKHRVATPANWGRGDDVIITAGVSDEEAKTVFPGYRTIKPYLRMTKQPQ; translated from the coding sequence ATGTCGCTCCGAATCAATGAAGTCGCTCCCGATTTTGTCGCAGAAACGACCCAGGGTCCCATTAAGTTTCACGAATGGATCGGCGACAGTTGGGCTGTTCTGTTCTCTCATCCGAAAAATTTCACCCCGGTATGCACCACGGAGCTTGGCGCTGTGGCAGCCCTGGAGAAGCAGTTTGCTGCGCGTGGCGCGAAGGTGATCGGGTTGAGTGTGGATCCTGTTGAGAGTCACGGACGATGGCTGGAAGATATCTACGACGTAAGCGGCAACAAGGTGGATTACCCCATCATCGGAGATCCGGAACTCAAAGTCTCCAAGCTCTACGACATGCTTCCCGCAGATGCGGGAAACAGCTCGGAGGGCCGTACGCCTGCACTCAATGCGCCCGTCCGTACCGTCTTTGTGGTGGATCCGGCTAAGCGCATCCGTCTCACGCTCGCTTATCCCATGACGACCGGGCGTAACTTCGAGGAGATCCTGCGTGCGCTCGACTCGATGTTGCTTACTTCAAAGCACCGGGTTGCTACGCCCGCGAACTGGGGGCGAGGCGATGATGTGATTATTACGGCAGGCGTCTCAGACGAAGAAGCGAAGACCGTATTTCCCGGCTATCGGACGATCAAGCCCTATCTGCGTATGACAAAACAGCCGCAATAG
- a CDS encoding sigma-70 family RNA polymerase sigma factor yields the protein MRLMPTTQMMHYDAGLNAYAKVLARNASDAEDLVQETYVRAIRAMGRTQEAINMKSWLFTILRNVWRNQLRQRRNGFQFIENGVDETDTYTAVEPSKSPYALYEEKMEREELQRAILSLSVPLREIILMREYQELSYQEIATILNCPVGTVMSRLARARSKLRISLASMHEQRASYRPELTH from the coding sequence ATGCGGTTGATGCCCACCACACAGATGATGCACTACGACGCGGGTCTCAATGCTTATGCAAAGGTGCTTGCCCGGAATGCGAGCGACGCGGAAGACCTAGTGCAAGAGACCTACGTTCGTGCGATCCGCGCGATGGGCAGAACGCAGGAAGCCATCAACATGAAGAGCTGGCTCTTCACGATCCTTCGCAATGTATGGCGCAACCAGCTTAGACAGAGACGGAACGGTTTTCAGTTCATCGAAAACGGCGTGGACGAAACGGACACCTACACGGCAGTGGAACCGTCGAAGAGTCCGTATGCCCTCTACGAAGAAAAGATGGAACGCGAAGAGTTGCAGCGCGCCATCCTGAGCCTCTCGGTCCCGCTACGCGAGATTATCCTGATGCGCGAGTATCAAGAGCTGTCCTATCAGGAGATCGCCACCATCCTTAACTGCCCGGTCGGAACCGTGATGTCGCGACTGGCGCGGGCACGCTCCAAACTCCGTATATCGCTTGCCTCCATGCATGAACAGAGAGCAAGCTATCGGCCAGAACTAACGCACTAA
- a CDS encoding alpha/beta fold hydrolase, with product MKFLKKENLSLAYTDTQTSLPAVLLIHGCGCDHTHFAPLAELLSPYHRVVNVDLRGHGESDAPHNEYTMASLADDLAWLCGELRLEKPVAIGHSMGGNVGLELSARHPDLLRALVMVDSVVVPSQPVREALAPLDEVLQKPDYLSAFRQLLSGLCLPTDKRSFEVIASVKVPQHVVISTIKNHATQYDASSVAAACLTPIAYIGAAVPLADLDRFRTLTPQLVTAHVLGSVHFIPLEVPDQLNAMISRFLANLN from the coding sequence ATGAAATTTTTGAAAAAAGAGAATCTCTCTCTTGCTTATACCGACACCCAGACCTCTCTCCCAGCGGTCCTTCTTATCCACGGTTGCGGTTGCGACCACACACACTTCGCCCCTCTGGCGGAGCTTCTCAGCCCGTACCACCGCGTCGTCAATGTCGATCTTCGCGGCCACGGTGAGAGCGATGCGCCGCACAACGAATATACGATGGCCTCTCTTGCGGATGATCTCGCATGGCTCTGTGGCGAGCTGCGTTTGGAAAAGCCGGTTGCGATCGGTCACAGCATGGGAGGGAATGTGGGGTTGGAGCTCTCCGCGCGTCATCCAGATCTTCTTCGCGCACTTGTGATGGTCGACTCGGTGGTCGTCCCGTCGCAGCCGGTCCGTGAGGCTCTCGCACCGCTCGACGAAGTTCTCCAGAAACCGGACTATCTCTCTGCGTTTCGGCAACTGCTCTCAGGACTTTGCCTCCCCACGGATAAACGCTCCTTCGAAGTCATCGCTTCGGTGAAGGTACCGCAACATGTTGTGATCTCCACTATCAAAAATCACGCCACGCAATACGATGCGTCCTCTGTCGCAGCGGCGTGTCTCACTCCGATTGCTTATATCGGTGCGGCAGTTCCGCTGGCCGATCTGGATCGCTTTCGGACCCTGACGCCACAACTCGTCACGGCGCATGTGCTGGGATCCGTCCACTTCATTCCTCTTGAGGTTCCGGATCAATTGAATGCCATGATCTCCAGGTTCCTTGCAAATCTGAACTAA
- a CDS encoding cupin domain-containing protein, whose product MTQAAAGETLSEQETLSVMGVLVRFIATPEEVDDVLGAMHGTIPPGVFIPLHSHPDAEILYVLKGSIEVYQEAGASSEWRTMQAGSTISIPRNAKHAFRNTSSQPVTAIVVIGQELYRFFREIARSFDPSKPPAPPTAEEREHFFKVVARYGYWLGSAEENAAIGLMLQ is encoded by the coding sequence GTGACACAGGCCGCAGCAGGAGAGACTCTCTCAGAGCAGGAAACACTAAGCGTAATGGGAGTGCTTGTGCGGTTCATCGCGACGCCGGAAGAGGTGGATGATGTCCTCGGCGCGATGCACGGAACCATTCCTCCCGGTGTCTTCATTCCGCTCCACAGCCATCCCGATGCGGAAATTTTGTATGTACTGAAAGGCTCGATTGAGGTCTATCAGGAAGCCGGTGCTTCGTCAGAGTGGCGAACGATGCAGGCTGGCAGCACGATTTCCATCCCTCGCAATGCGAAACACGCTTTTCGCAATACGTCTTCTCAACCCGTGACCGCCATCGTCGTCATTGGACAAGAGCTCTATCGCTTTTTCCGCGAGATCGCGCGCTCGTTCGATCCGAGCAAGCCTCCTGCGCCACCTACCGCAGAGGAGCGGGAACATTTCTTCAAGGTGGTGGCTCGGTACGGATACTGGCTCGGTTCGGCGGAAGAGAACGCCGCGATTGGCCTAATGCTCCAATAG
- a CDS encoding ferredoxin--NADP reductase gives MDRPTLTARLTGRRLLAAPSQTFLLSFTTEDEADFDFVPGQFVSVVSDSTYPEGHTKAGQPRQETRAYSLASAPRGPHFELCLNRVGAFSETLCSLAMEDIIRVHGPHGTFTRREGQAPALYVGADAGIVPIRSIFRAAVPPHSTLVQIAATREDLLFRDEFAASPGMRYLPMVAPEADFVEAQIRKLLSAHPEIQTAYLCGLNASISPIRDLLKSLSWDRKQIVFERYD, from the coding sequence ATGGATCGCCCCACACTCACCGCGCGTCTCACCGGACGCCGCCTGCTCGCTGCCCCCAGCCAGACTTTTCTTCTCTCCTTCACCACGGAGGACGAGGCAGACTTCGACTTCGTGCCCGGGCAGTTCGTCTCCGTCGTGAGCGACAGCACTTATCCCGAAGGCCACACCAAGGCAGGCCAGCCGCGGCAGGAGACACGTGCCTACTCGCTGGCCTCCGCGCCACGTGGGCCACACTTTGAGCTCTGCCTCAATCGCGTCGGTGCATTCTCCGAGACGCTTTGCAGTCTTGCGATGGAAGACATCATTCGGGTTCATGGGCCACATGGAACCTTCACCCGCCGCGAGGGACAGGCGCCCGCACTCTACGTCGGCGCCGATGCGGGCATCGTTCCCATCCGCAGTATCTTCCGCGCTGCCGTGCCGCCGCACTCTACGCTGGTGCAGATCGCTGCCACGCGGGAAGATCTGCTCTTTCGCGATGAGTTCGCTGCCTCTCCAGGAATGCGTTACCTACCCATGGTGGCGCCTGAAGCGGACTTCGTGGAGGCACAAATCCGCAAGCTTCTTTCGGCACACCCGGAAATCCAGACCGCTTACCTCTGCGGTCTGAATGCTTCCATCAGCCCGATCCGCGATCTACTCAAATCTCTGAGCTGGGACCGGAAGCAGATTGTCTTCGAGCGTTACGACTAA
- the moaC gene encoding cyclic pyranopterin monophosphate synthase MoaC has product MSKKLSHFNEAGEAHMVDVSSKAATRREAVAEAFVELNAAVLAALPQNPKGDPLEVARIAGIMAAKKTADLIPMCHPLPLSFIDVEATIVHASTLLGTQGGVRLRATAATVAGTGVEMEAMTAATIAALTVYDMTKALDKSIRIREVVLLSKSGGKSGDYRRS; this is encoded by the coding sequence ATGTCAAAAAAGCTCTCGCACTTCAACGAAGCGGGCGAAGCCCATATGGTCGATGTCAGCTCAAAAGCTGCCACCCGTCGCGAAGCCGTCGCCGAAGCCTTTGTGGAACTGAACGCCGCTGTCCTCGCCGCGCTTCCGCAGAACCCGAAGGGCGATCCGCTGGAGGTCGCACGCATCGCGGGCATCATGGCCGCGAAGAAGACCGCCGATCTTATCCCCATGTGCCACCCGCTCCCGTTGAGCTTCATCGATGTAGAAGCCACCATCGTCCATGCTTCGACCCTCTTGGGCACGCAGGGAGGCGTCCGTCTCCGCGCCACCGCTGCCACCGTGGCGGGAACTGGCGTGGAGATGGAAGCCATGACCGCCGCTACCATCGCCGCGCTCACCGTCTACGACATGACCAAGGCTCTGGACAAATCCATCCGCATCCGCGAAGTGGTGCTCCTCTCCAAATCCGGCGGAAAGAGCGGAGACTACCGCCGCTCCTGA
- the glp gene encoding gephyrin-like molybdotransferase Glp encodes MSDLLTCAQALAVVQNEMQDRVSPVRVSETVPLGDSLGRVLAQPLAADRDQPPFPRSTRDGFAVRSSDAGTRTILGTIRAGKIWTGPALQQGQAIEIMTGAPLPDGADAVIMIEHVSISESTLHLDTGRTLTAGENVVPRAAEASEGDVLLTQGIRLHAAEIALAASLGYATVEVYLQPRVAILATGDELVDVSQKPATHQIRNSNTHGLATLVRAYGGIPVPFPPVADTREALETAIDQTKDADLLLLSGGVSAGKYDFVEPALLARGGRFFFTGIKMQPGKPVVFGQMPSQYVFGLPGNPISTQVTFLLLVAPLLRALGGEAYPTPHFAQATLAKPVKTKPGLTRFLPAILTPGLDKTTVTLTGWQGSGDLASNARANCYAVIPPDRESLAEGEAITVLLR; translated from the coding sequence ATGAGCGATCTCCTTACCTGCGCCCAAGCTCTTGCCGTCGTTCAAAACGAGATGCAGGACCGGGTTTCCCCGGTCCGCGTATCCGAAACGGTCCCGCTGGGAGATTCCCTCGGCCGCGTTCTCGCCCAGCCCCTCGCGGCGGATCGCGATCAGCCACCCTTCCCGCGCTCCACCCGCGATGGGTTCGCCGTGCGCTCTTCAGATGCAGGTACGAGAACGATCCTCGGCACTATCCGAGCAGGGAAGATTTGGACAGGGCCAGCGCTCCAGCAGGGGCAGGCCATTGAGATCATGACCGGTGCGCCGCTCCCCGACGGAGCAGACGCCGTCATTATGATCGAGCACGTCTCTATCTCGGAAAGCACTCTGCATCTCGACACAGGCCGAACGCTTACTGCGGGCGAGAACGTGGTGCCACGCGCTGCGGAAGCCAGCGAGGGGGATGTCTTACTCACGCAAGGCATTCGTCTCCACGCCGCAGAGATCGCGCTTGCCGCCTCCCTCGGCTACGCCACGGTTGAAGTCTACTTGCAGCCTCGCGTGGCTATCCTTGCCACCGGAGACGAACTCGTGGACGTCTCCCAGAAGCCTGCGACGCATCAGATTCGCAACTCCAACACGCACGGCCTCGCCACCCTGGTGCGCGCGTATGGCGGCATTCCCGTTCCTTTTCCGCCCGTAGCAGACACACGCGAAGCCCTGGAGACCGCAATCGACCAGACCAAGGATGCCGATCTGCTGCTCCTCTCCGGAGGCGTCTCCGCTGGAAAATACGACTTCGTCGAACCTGCGCTGCTCGCCCGGGGCGGAAGGTTCTTCTTTACAGGGATCAAAATGCAGCCCGGCAAACCGGTCGTCTTCGGCCAGATGCCTTCGCAGTACGTCTTCGGCCTGCCGGGCAATCCCATCTCCACGCAGGTCACCTTTCTGCTGCTGGTGGCTCCGCTGCTGCGCGCACTTGGCGGCGAAGCTTATCCCACCCCGCACTTTGCCCAGGCCACGCTGGCAAAGCCGGTCAAAACAAAGCCTGGCCTCACCCGCTTCCTTCCAGCGATCCTCACGCCGGGCCTCGACAAAACCACCGTCACGCTGACAGGATGGCAGGGCTCGGGCGATCTTGCCTCTAACGCGCGCGCCAACTGCTACGCCGTCATCCCACCGGACCGCGAGAGCCTTGCAGAAGGTGAAGCGATCACCGTCCTCCTGCGTTAG